A single window of Vigna unguiculata cultivar IT97K-499-35 chromosome 1, ASM411807v1, whole genome shotgun sequence DNA harbors:
- the LOC114175849 gene encoding probable trehalose-phosphate phosphatase J, which produces MTQQNVVVSDTKSGVSLTVFPTPAQKKPPAAPGGYISISRRRVLKNLEINGDQRINAWVESMRASSPTHLKSTPSFSQEQNSWILHHPSALDMFDQIIDASKGKQIVMFLDYDGTLSPIVEDPDRAFMSHSMRKTVRKLARCFPTAIVTGRCKDKVYNFVQLAELYYAGSHGMDIKGPTRSSKYNKDSKAEAILFQPASDFLPMIDEVYQQLVEKTKSTPGAMVENNKFCLSVHFRCVDEKKWSDLARQVKSVLKDYPKLRLTQGRKVLEIRPTIKWDKGKALEFLLESLGLANCSDVFPVYIGDDRSDEDAFKKLRERGQGFGILVSKFPKDTSASYSLQEPNEVMNFLQRLVEWKHMSQRARSRV; this is translated from the exons ATGACGCAGCAGAATGTGGTAGTGTCTGACACCAAATCTGGAGTTTCCCTAACAGTTTTTCCAACACCTGCACAAAAAAAGCCACCAGCAGCACCAGGAGGGTACATTTCTATTTCAAGGAGGAGGGTTTTGAAGAACCTTGAAATCAATGGAGACCAAAGAATCAATGCATGGGTTGAGTCCATGAGAGCCTCCTCTCCCACCCATCTTAAATCCACACCTTCTTTCTCTCAGGAGCAAAACTCTTGGATT CTTCACCACCCGTCGGCATTAGACATGTTTGACCAAATTATTGATGCGTCAAAGGGAAAACAAATTGTCATGTTCCTGGACTACGATGGCACACTTTCCCCAATTGTTGAAGATCCTGACCGTGCTTTCATGTCTCATTCG ATGAGAAAAACAGTGAGGAAACTTGCTAGGTGTTTTCCTACTGCCATAGTGACCGGAAGATGCAAAGACAAG GTATACAATTTTGTTCAGTTGGCAGAGCTATATTATGCAGGAAGCCATGGCATGGATATTAAAGGGCCAACAAGAAGCTCCAAATACAACAAA GATAGCAAAGCTGAGGCAATTCTTTTTCAACCTGCCAGCGATTTTCTTCCCATGATTGATGAG GTGTACCAGCAATTGGTTGAGAAGACCAAATCAACTCCTGGAGCCATGGTTGAGAACAACAAGTTCTGCCTCTCTGTTCATTTTCGTTGTGTTGATGAAAAG AAATGGAGTGACCTGGCACGCCAAGTGAAATCAGTTTTAAAGGACTACCCGAAGCTCCGACTTACCCAAGGAAGAAAG GTGCTAGAGATTCGTCCCACTATTAAATGGGACAAAGGGAAGGCCCTGGAATTTTTATTAGAGTCCCTTG GTTTGGCCAATTGCAGTGATGTCTTTCCTGTTTATATCGGCGATGATCGATCCGATGAAGATGCTTTCAAG AAATTGAGAGAAAGAGGACAAGGTTTTGGCATTCTTGTCTCCAAATTTCCAAAAGACACGAGTGCATCTTACTCTTTACAAGAACCAAACGAG GTGATGAACTTTCTTCAACGCTTGGTGGAGTGGAAACATATGTCCCAACGAGCACGTTCCCGGGTGTAA